The segment TGCTTGCATTTAGCAGAAAAATTAGGCTCTGATTTTTGTTGTGAATAGTCATTTGCTACTTATGCTCCAAATCtgtcaaaacaaaatatcaatcaaTCATGTCTAAATAAGAAACAATAACTTTAAATTAACACACTACCCATCCATCTTTAATGAAATCGAATACCTACATTGAAATACATATGAGAAGAACAATCTTCTTTAGAAAGCATAATTCGCTTCACAAATCTATGGACAGACCTTGTACAACTAGAGATTCTGTGGATACCAACATATCTATCTGGTAAGTCTCTATAGAACCAACTCATTAACATGGAAAACACTGATCGAAATGTCATGTTGAAATACTTTTTCTATCCACATATCCAAGAtaataaaagttaagaaaataaacataaatagaTACTCCTTCCATTTCACAAAGTTACATACactagagaaaaaaaatgtttcaaaatgatctattttttacattttcaatgcatattttattaactagttgcaaatttcaaaaaaaaaaaattgcacttattggatttttattggtttaaaattatagaaaaaaataatcacaaaaatttatacaaatttaatgtgttttattaaaatgtgtgaaaaatttacaatatgtaacattttgaaacagagagaatttttatttacaaaggGAACAttgtttattaaattaaataccTCAATTGCAAGATTCTCAGTGGATTATGTTTTAGAAATTTGTAAGTTAGATTGCTTGAAATCTTTTTCAAATAGAATGTTGTCTCTTGATTTCTTGAACACAAGTCAACACTATGAACTCATTTACATAAATGTTCTGCAAAGAGGTTACAATACTTCTTAAACTAATTTTTGTAGCATATGATCCAACTAGACGATGTAAATAGAGAGACATCACACTAAAATCTATTTAGTAATTAGTActaaagaaaatgttaaaaagaaaGAGTGATGAGAAAACAATTTTAACCTCTAAGCATAGATTGTAATAACAAAGTAGTCCACATCACTGAATTATGTATAGTTGATTGATGCAAAAGTTtctctctcttcactctaaaGATCACTCCATCTCTGAGAAAGTCAGCTTTTTTCATTTAAACGTATACCTATCTTGACCATTCCCTTTAAATTATCGTTGAGATTTAAAATTGATGAAAATCTTGTAATTATagttatgatttaaaaattgatGAAATCTTCTTGAGACTTTTGATTGGACTATTTAATGCCTTTATCTTCAATGGACTATTTTCCTTTTCCAATTCCTATTGATCGATCCGGATGGTCATGTCGTGTGTATGCAGTGCCGGTCCGGAGTCGTGTGGAGCCTAAAGCGAACAAAAAAATACTGttctttaattattattaacatttaatatattttaagtatgtAATCAAAAcagtattaaatattattaaaacttaaatcTACTAAAACATCTTTTGAGTTCACCTtacatggtttttttttctttttatacttGTAGTTTCACTTgactaattttaattataatttttctataaatgaaaagataaacaaaaaatataattataaagtaAATCAAAACTTATGATAAATAACTCTAATGCATTTTCACTTTGTAAAATTTATGGAGTTTTGATAGTCCCATAGAATATTAGAACcctataataaatttgatgtttgTTTGTATTTCAAAAGTTTCTAAGAAATTTACAAGAACTTacaaaaaagaacaaagaaggaataaaatattttaataggaGATGCAGCTGTTCTACTGAAGTCAATAACCATGCAACATGGAATATGCACGACATATAATTCAGATTCATTGTTTATCTCTTGTTGACAGAAAAAAGAActggaaaaaaacaaattgtcttttaataaagtaaaaagaCTACTAaggttttgatttaattaaattgcGTATAATACGTCTAATAGAAGAACTAGGGTTGTGGGGTGTCCAACCGTTGGCTGTAAGTCAAAATATTAAGTTCACTGGCCACTAGACTAAAGAACACTTATTGAAATTTGGCGCCCCTAAATATTTAATATCATCTGGCGCCTAAAATCCATGCTTTACGTGCTTTAGCTCAGGACCGGTCCTGTGTGTATGTAATAGTgtaatactatttatttttataaagcttgtgtgcatatatttattatgcGTAATGGTTGTGGGTATGATTGTGTCAAAGATATGGTTTTCGGTTTAGTAGCCTTGCATTCAGGATGCCTcttcatattttcttcttttttttacctttccttcatattttcttcttcttcgctctCTAAAACTTATGCATGTTCATCATCTCAAGAAAAACTTTAAACATTTCAACTAAATATCTGattatagtatataaaacaacCACACGATGAAACTAGCATATGATTTAATCCTAAACACATATACAAATAACTAGCCCCGCAGGCATTAGGTGTCAAATGGAAATAGAACTAAGAAAAGAGTGTCTGATCAGTCTTATGGAATTTTGTAATTGACCAAATAGTTTCCCAATCAAATGTTTTGGTGATCCTGGTCCGGTTTCGGTTCAAATGGCAGCGACATCAGCATGGTCATCACTAAAAATTCGGTTTAGTATCATGGCTAGTCTTAGTCCTCCCTGAACAATTCTCTTCATCACTATTGGCATCCTTGTATCGAAATACTCCTCTGCAAAACGTATTATAGggaaatcagttttttttcttataaaaatctaaatcaCTTTGGTATTACACAAAAAGAGTGATTAATGTTATTTAGATCAATAAACTAAATTTCGTGATCCATTAAATTCAAAATGTCTTAACAATCAATCTAGTCAATGCCTTTAGTTATAAGCCTAAAGTTAAGACTTCCCTTTGTATTACAAACTTACAACGCCAATTTGCATACATAGTCTGAAACGACTACTCTGGCATCTCAAACTTTGTTAGTCTTTTGAATCTTAAGataataaattatgcataaGTTGTTTGGGAAGGACATTTGTCAAACATATTAGTCAAATATGGTTACCATATTGTCGAACTGTATTTGACAATCAGAATCGAGGGTATTTGGTTCATTTGttgaaataaaaacacaatcagAGTCGAGGGTATTCGGttcatttgttaaaataaaaactcaaaaccGAATTCATACTACTCAACTCGTTTAGTTATATATCTTTGATTAGGTTTGTAATTAAACTAATTTTGTTTCGTAAAAGATTAAAAAAGTAAACGATGTACCTGATAATGTTACACCTGACTTCACGCCTGCATATCCATATTTACAAGCTAACTCAATACTCTCCGAAGCATACCTGCAAATAGACATTTTCAATTGATTCATTTCACGCTATTGAACCGGTTTTCAACCCAAACAATTTAAAACTTACTTGTGTGGACAAGCGAGGAGATCGTTGCATTCTGTCCACGAAGATATATCGTCTTTCCATAACCCctaatattttatgataaacCATTATATGTATAAGTCCCGGTTACAAAACGACTACATATGAAAATCATTGTCGAATATAGTGAATTACATTGGTAACGTTCTTCTCAAGATCTTCTTGGAGAAGATCCAAGTCCTTGTCGTAGTATTCTTTTAGGGCTGTGAGAATGATCTCCCTGTCCCATacctttacatttttttaaacatttttgttttcatttagtAATCATTTTTGATCGTAATGAAGTTCTCCAAAGTTGTAAAAGTGTAACAAACTTACATGATGTAAATTTGATTTGTGTCTGTACCAGCGTAATTTTATCGTGTTTCCTCCTTCATCGCTTGTGAATCCGACATGCATCGGCTttgaaaagaattatatataaatatgttaagcAGAAAACAAGCTAGTTAGAATTAAATATCGGACAACAACAAATATACAATGACTATAATTTGGAATCGGGAGGAATAATAAACCTGATGAATATCTCCCACAAAATGAGACAAGAACAAAAGGGCTTCGGTCATGTTATCTGTGAGATTAAACAAGACTAGTCAGTtacaaatagttttaaaaatcctTTGTAGGAAGTtattatagtaaataaatacaaaagacCACGTACGTCGACGATCAGATATTCCTTCACTGTATTGCTGAAGCTGAGACGTAAAATTCTGTATTGCTCCGTCCACACACATATCTTTTAACCCATGTTGATCATGGCAATCCCCTATTAATTATTTAcagtattaaaaaaatcatttttcacaTTTGTTAACTACGGCTCGAGAATGATAGAACCGGAATAGGTATGCTTGTAAAAGAGATTTTTGTTTATGGCTTACTGTCGTATTCGTAAGAGCAGGCTTGGTCGGGAGTGTCGATGTAATGGAGAGGACTGGTCCAACGGTACTTATACCAATATCGGATCTGGTCAGGCCACACACACAATATCGATAAATCTCCTTTCACGTAATCCGGTAATAAATTCTTGACGGCATGTGCCGGTCCTGCTTCTAAAAGATTCTGTTCACACCACATAAACGCCATTAGTGGTGTGACTTTGTAAGAATTGCCAAATAGAATCTTTAAATTTGATATGGCTCAATATCCCATTAGTCTTACTTGTATGCATATTAGAGCGGGTGACtagtaaaaatgaaaactttccggTATTTAATTACAATAATTATTATGTCAATAATTCTTACATTTAATTAGAGGTATGTTTGATACAGTGATCataatcattttttgtttaaatttgaaGTCGGGTCCATGGATCACTTAATACACTATTGAAAATTTGATGGAGTCTAATTATGCTCTCATCTGCTTGTAGAACTTCATAGCAATGTCATTTTTCAGCAATAGTATGAGTTTAAATCATATacaatctaaaaactaaaattatagttttaagtGATCATAAATGTTAAGGCCAATTATATTTGCTTCTGTAACtagttttatatttcatttcacTATTTGGATaagtgtatatatgtatatatatatatggtggcaactaatattaatttaattataagcTCTACTATTTCCAATATCCGGTCCAAATTGACAGACAAAAGGTTAGACAATTACTAGAGTACTTGATTCCAATACAAATAGATAATCAACTTACTTGAGCAATCCGGCATGTAAGTATATGACCTTCTTTACTCCAACCTTGGACAGGAGTAACGGAACACAAGACCACTACACCAAATACAAGAACCAACGCCGTAGATGATCTAAAAGCCGATGCCATGTCTTAATTAACCTTTGAATCTTGTGTAGAATGATCTCTTCTTGTGTAAGGGTGTCTCCTATGTATTCTCTTGTTTACAGCAACTTCATAGGATTTTTTCAAGCAGAACACACAGACATTAAATATATAGAGACAAGAATGGGATTACAAGTTAGGTTTTTTGGGTCTGAGCGGTTTCGTTACATACAAGTAACATATACGATGTTGAGTTTGTGTGCAAGCAAGATATTTCTGGTCTCATACGTACTTCTCGTAGAGTTGACAAAAGGAACacgatatatttttttttttttttgtcaactggtcacttttggacctttaatcctcaaactgaggt is part of the Raphanus sativus cultivar WK10039 chromosome 5, ASM80110v3, whole genome shotgun sequence genome and harbors:
- the LOC108859609 gene encoding endonuclease 1 translates to MASAFRSSTALVLVFGVVVLCSVTPVQGWSKEGHILTCRIAQNLLEAGPAHAVKNLLPDYVKGDLSILCVWPDQIRYWYKYRWTSPLHYIDTPDQACSYEYDRDCHDQHGLKDMCVDGAIQNFTSQLQQYSEGISDRRHNMTEALLFLSHFVGDIHQPMHVGFTSDEGGNTIKLRWYRHKSNLHHVWDREIILTALKEYYDKDLDLLQEDLEKNVTNGLWKDDISSWTECNDLLACPHKYASESIELACKYGYAGVKSGVTLSEEYFDTRMPIVMKRIVQGGLRLAMILNRIFSDDHADVAAI